From the genome of Psychrilyobacter atlanticus DSM 19335, one region includes:
- a CDS encoding ABC transporter substrate-binding protein codes for MKKIFYLIVGLLVVFLTGCGGSKPVENSEITGEVIKSDIKAELKIWSWDVAALGLKDTIPSFNEKYPNVKVTVEEVGTGDTYQKLTIGLNSNTGLPDIMTIETDAFIKYPPNFPNGFYDLTKVTTDFKNDFDPSKWQLGMYENKLYALPWDSAPAGIFYRRDFFENAGIDPNNIKTWDDFIEAGKKVQAANPGVKMIPINYAKGTAIHSMMVNSLGSGSFNNEGQITVADKSNIKALKMQKKFIDEGISYNADSWNTLVIATKNNEVATVLYGGWWGGTLKDQMPEQNGKWGIIPIPNFEKGGKRVSYAGGASLAIPSQSKNGELAWEFIKNAVATKENQVMMYKKYDLFPSYLPAFEDEYFKKGDPYFAGQKVSELFADMVPLINKKYGTEDDSEASDYLLDAQAAVLTGNADVDKVLKGAAEAIKTATGRSIAN; via the coding sequence ATGAAAAAAATATTTTATTTAATTGTAGGATTACTTGTTGTATTTTTAACTGGTTGCGGTGGCTCTAAGCCTGTAGAAAATTCAGAAATAACAGGGGAAGTGATCAAGAGCGACATAAAAGCTGAACTAAAAATTTGGTCATGGGACGTAGCAGCACTAGGACTTAAGGATACCATCCCTAGTTTTAATGAAAAGTATCCTAATGTAAAAGTTACTGTAGAGGAAGTAGGGACTGGCGACACATATCAAAAATTAACTATCGGTTTAAATTCTAACACAGGTTTACCCGATATTATGACTATTGAAACTGATGCTTTTATAAAGTATCCACCTAATTTCCCAAATGGATTTTACGATCTTACAAAGGTTACTACTGATTTTAAAAATGACTTCGATCCAAGTAAGTGGCAGCTGGGTATGTATGAAAACAAACTCTATGCGCTTCCATGGGACTCAGCTCCTGCCGGTATATTCTACAGAAGAGATTTTTTTGAAAATGCAGGAATAGACCCAAATAATATAAAAACTTGGGATGATTTTATAGAAGCTGGTAAAAAAGTACAAGCTGCTAATCCAGGGGTTAAGATGATCCCTATCAACTATGCTAAGGGAACCGCTATCCATTCTATGATGGTCAATTCTCTTGGATCTGGAAGTTTTAACAACGAGGGACAGATCACTGTGGCAGATAAAAGTAATATAAAAGCTTTAAAAATGCAGAAAAAATTTATCGATGAAGGTATTTCATATAATGCTGACTCTTGGAATACTTTAGTTATCGCTACTAAAAATAACGAAGTAGCTACTGTCTTATATGGTGGATGGTGGGGGGGAACTCTAAAAGACCAGATGCCAGAACAAAATGGTAAATGGGGAATTATTCCCATCCCTAATTTTGAAAAGGGTGGTAAAAGAGTAAGTTATGCAGGTGGAGCGTCTTTAGCTATCCCTTCTCAATCTAAAAATGGTGAATTAGCATGGGAATTCATTAAGAATGCTGTCGCTACGAAGGAAAATCAAGTTATGATGTATAAAAAGTATGATCTTTTTCCTTCATATTTACCAGCTTTTGAAGATGAGTATTTTAAAAAAGGGGATCCATATTTTGCAGGTCAAAAAGTATCTGAGCTTTTCGCTGACATGGTTCCTTTGATCAATAAAAAATATGGTACTGAAGATGATTCTGAAGCCAGTGACTATTTATTGGATGCTCAAGCAGCTGTACTCACTGGAAATGCTGACGTTGATAAAGTATTAAAAGGTGCAGCAGAAGCTATAAAAACTGCAACTGGTAGATCTATTGCTAATTAG
- a CDS encoding carbohydrate ABC transporter permease, giving the protein MDISIIREKERRTNLLSKFKLNKRTAPYYFIAPAVALFLLFTLYPFFRTILLSFYSYQRGSYVFSGISNYQRLFSDAIFFKALSNTFTYLLIQVPLMSTLSLILAVALNSKIIKWKSQFRIAFFLPSVTEMIAYSIIFSLFLSDKGLLNYLLSILGIESIPWLIHPFWAKVSIMVALTWRWTGYNMIIMLAGLQGISDTLYEAAEIDGASKFQQFLHITVPQMKPIILFSMLMSTIGTINLFSEPFILTKGGPSNSTISLGLYLYNQGFMNLNFGYASAISVVLLIITAIMSFIQMKAGGKDNGGL; this is encoded by the coding sequence ATGGATATAAGTATCATAAGAGAAAAGGAGAGAAGGACTAACCTTCTCTCTAAATTCAAACTAAATAAGAGAACTGCTCCCTATTATTTTATAGCTCCAGCAGTAGCACTCTTTCTATTATTTACCCTGTATCCTTTTTTTAGGACAATCTTATTGAGTTTTTATAGCTATCAAAGAGGCAGTTATGTTTTTTCTGGTATTTCAAATTATCAAAGGCTTTTTTCAGACGCTATTTTCTTTAAGGCTCTTTCAAATACCTTTACATACCTTCTGATACAGGTTCCCCTTATGTCTACGTTATCTTTGATTTTAGCAGTTGCTTTAAACTCAAAGATTATTAAATGGAAATCTCAATTCAGGATTGCATTTTTTCTGCCCTCTGTAACAGAGATGATTGCATATTCCATAATATTTTCACTTTTTTTAAGCGATAAAGGGCTATTAAACTATCTTTTATCTATATTAGGAATAGAGTCTATCCCTTGGTTGATTCATCCTTTTTGGGCCAAAGTATCCATCATGGTGGCTCTTACTTGGAGATGGACTGGGTATAATATGATCATCATGCTTGCTGGTTTACAGGGGATTTCAGATACATTATATGAAGCTGCAGAAATTGACGGTGCTTCAAAATTTCAACAATTTCTCCATATAACGGTCCCTCAAATGAAGCCAATCATCTTATTTTCTATGCTCATGTCTACAATAGGTACTATTAACCTATTCAGCGAACCATTTATCCTTACTAAGGGTGGTCCTAGTAACTCAACTATATCTTTAGGACTTTACCTGTATAATCAAGGATTTATGAATTTAAATTTTGGATATGCATCAGCAATCTCAGTTGTACTTTTAATAATCACAGCTATCATGTCCTTTATACAAATGAAAGCAGGAGGAAAAGATAATGGTGGACTCTAA
- a CDS encoding carbohydrate ABC transporter permease — translation MVDSKNKIKTILSYSIIIIGVIVSLFPFYWMFIGATNSSADIFSFPPKMVPGKSFMKNLTALNEQIDLQRVIFNSFFVAITYTIFTLALSSITGYAFAKFEFKGRNYLFGAILLTMMLPGQATMIPLFDIMKAFGWLNSYKAVIIPGIASAFGIFLMRQNMLKVPDSLIEAARIDGCGEFAIFYKIVLPTMRPSIAALGIYMFMAQWGNFMWQLIVLNDSSMKTLPVALSSLVGLSRVDYGQVLLGASLSTLPVIAIFLILQKQFISGILGGALKE, via the coding sequence ATGGTGGACTCTAAAAATAAAATAAAAACAATATTAAGTTACAGTATAATTATAATAGGAGTTATTGTTTCACTTTTCCCATTCTATTGGATGTTTATAGGTGCAACTAACTCCTCAGCAGATATATTTTCATTCCCGCCTAAGATGGTTCCTGGGAAAAGTTTTATGAAAAACCTAACTGCCTTAAATGAACAAATTGATCTCCAAAGAGTTATCTTTAATTCATTCTTTGTAGCTATAACATACACTATATTTACCCTGGCCCTTAGTAGTATTACTGGTTATGCCTTTGCAAAATTTGAATTTAAAGGCAGAAATTATTTATTTGGAGCTATCCTTTTAACTATGATGCTCCCGGGACAGGCTACTATGATACCTCTTTTTGATATTATGAAAGCTTTTGGATGGTTAAATTCATATAAAGCTGTTATTATTCCTGGAATTGCCAGTGCCTTCGGTATATTTTTAATGCGTCAGAATATGTTAAAAGTGCCTGATTCACTTATTGAAGCAGCTAGAATAGACGGTTGTGGAGAGTTTGCTATTTTCTATAAGATAGTTCTTCCTACTATGAGACCATCTATTGCAGCACTTGGAATATATATGTTTATGGCTCAATGGGGTAACTTCATGTGGCAACTTATCGTTCTCAATGATTCTAGTATGAAGACTTTACCAGTAGCTCTTTCATCTCTTGTTGGTCTCTCTAGAGTTGATTATGGACAAGTACTTTTAGGAGCTAGTTTATCTACTCTCCCTGTTATTGCAATATTTTTGATCCTTCAAAAACAATTTATATCTGGGATATTAGGTGGAGCATTAAAAGAATAA
- a CDS encoding peptide MFS transporter: MDKKKQPKGLYLLGSLMMCSNFGYYGSRIVMLLFMVAGIEHGGLGLMNAQGASILATYMALAYLTPMLGGWLADNVLGFRKTTLIGFILCTIGYFTGFVYNSINGIYIMTGLVALGAGLYKGNLLNLLGLMYDEDEESLKDAGFSIVYSYINVGIFIGTLVCGLIATKWMATFNTDGSVAIYGYKYVFLTTSMVLLLATILLSTLQNSCLNGKGIKPLAAKKKNGVKEPLTEAEKKNVLVICIVSFVASFFWIAYYQNALSVVLYARNHIQLTYGGFEIPLTWMDTLNAILCVVLAGVFAKFWQWKATTKNGDFNMATKITIGFVLLASAFALMAVSMLQTIGGGKASILWLIGFIVLMTMGELSFSPIAYSMVDKLAPSRLKGLMMSVFFLSVMVASKLSGYVQLFVEKMGALEAFISIVIYLLVIAGILFSFNKKLEQLEKEGKAKPLNI, translated from the coding sequence ATGGATAAGAAAAAACAACCGAAAGGTTTATACTTATTAGGATCATTAATGATGTGTTCTAATTTTGGGTATTATGGAAGTAGAATAGTAATGTTATTATTTATGGTAGCAGGAATTGAACATGGTGGATTGGGACTCATGAACGCACAGGGGGCTTCTATTTTAGCAACATATATGGCTCTTGCATATCTTACACCTATGTTAGGTGGGTGGTTAGCAGATAATGTTCTAGGATTTAGAAAGACTACATTGATAGGATTTATATTGTGTACCATAGGATATTTCACAGGATTTGTATATAATAGTATTAATGGTATTTATATAATGACAGGATTAGTAGCATTAGGAGCTGGACTATACAAAGGAAATTTATTAAACCTTCTTGGACTCATGTATGATGAAGATGAAGAAAGTCTGAAAGATGCAGGATTCTCTATAGTATACTCATATATTAATGTAGGTATATTCATAGGAACTTTAGTATGTGGTCTTATAGCTACTAAATGGATGGCTACATTTAATACTGACGGATCGGTAGCGATATATGGTTATAAATATGTATTCTTAACTACATCAATGGTTCTATTATTAGCTACTATATTATTATCGACATTACAGAACTCGTGCCTTAATGGAAAGGGGATTAAACCATTAGCAGCGAAGAAAAAGAATGGTGTCAAAGAACCACTTACCGAAGCAGAGAAGAAAAATGTATTAGTTATATGTATCGTATCATTTGTAGCTAGTTTCTTTTGGATTGCATATTATCAAAATGCATTATCAGTAGTATTATATGCTAGAAATCACATACAGTTAACATATGGCGGCTTTGAAATCCCCCTTACATGGATGGATACATTAAATGCGATATTATGTGTAGTATTAGCTGGAGTATTTGCTAAGTTTTGGCAATGGAAGGCAACTACCAAGAATGGAGATTTTAATATGGCTACTAAGATAACTATAGGTTTCGTATTATTAGCTTCAGCATTCGCATTGATGGCTGTATCCATGCTTCAAACTATTGGAGGAGGAAAAGCTTCTATATTATGGTTGATCGGATTTATAGTATTAATGACAATGGGTGAATTATCATTCTCACCAATAGCGTATTCTATGGTAGACAAATTAGCTCCGTCTAGACTTAAAGGATTGATGATGTCTGTGTTTTTCTTATCAGTAATGGTCGCGAGTAAGTTAAGTGGATATGTTCAATTATTCGTTGAAAAAATGGGGGCATTAGAGGCATTTATTTCTATAGTAATATATCTATTAGTTATTGCAGGAATACTGTTCTCATTTAATAAGAAGTTAGAACAGTTAGAAAAAGAAGGTAAAGCTAAACCATTAAATATATAA
- a CDS encoding DMT family transporter, with protein sequence MEKNKKHIIADLTLVIVAIIWGSGFTASKMALDSGLGPFYMMAFRFLIAAVIMGIVFYKRIKNIEKKDLIAGSIVGFFLFFAFATQTVGLQFTTASKNAFLTGTNVVMVPFIFWGITKIKPDMWSLLAAVMCFLGIGFLSFDGNFALGFGDTLSLICAVGFACHISLTGYYSKKVDTTLLTLIQMAVAAILSFVSGFFFETLPTEVGSTGILAVVYLGIFSTMIAFFLQTTAQKHTTASRTAIILSTEALFGTLFSIMLLGEILTFKMIIGGAAIFMAIITAETKWEFLRKKQRDVASS encoded by the coding sequence ATGGAAAAAAACAAAAAACATATAATAGCAGACCTTACCCTTGTTATTGTAGCTATCATATGGGGTTCAGGATTTACTGCTTCTAAGATGGCACTGGACAGCGGACTGGGACCATTTTATATGATGGCATTCAGATTCTTGATTGCAGCAGTTATTATGGGGATTGTTTTCTATAAAAGGATAAAGAACATTGAAAAAAAAGATCTTATAGCGGGATCTATTGTTGGTTTTTTCCTCTTCTTTGCTTTTGCCACCCAAACAGTGGGACTGCAGTTTACAACAGCTTCTAAAAATGCATTTTTAACAGGTACCAATGTCGTTATGGTTCCATTTATCTTTTGGGGAATAACAAAAATAAAACCCGATATGTGGTCACTCCTTGCAGCTGTAATGTGTTTCTTAGGTATAGGATTCCTATCTTTTGATGGAAACTTCGCCCTTGGGTTTGGAGACACTTTGTCTCTTATCTGTGCCGTTGGTTTTGCCTGCCATATCAGTTTGACTGGGTATTACAGCAAAAAAGTAGATACAACATTACTCACACTTATACAGATGGCTGTCGCTGCTATCCTATCCTTTGTGTCTGGTTTCTTCTTTGAAACTCTTCCTACAGAGGTTGGGTCTACGGGTATTTTAGCTGTAGTTTATCTTGGGATTTTTAGTACTATGATTGCTTTTTTCCTTCAGACTACAGCACAAAAACATACCACTGCTTCTAGAACTGCTATTATCTTATCTACAGAGGCACTCTTTGGGACACTTTTTTCCATAATGCTTCTAGGAGAAATTCTTACATTTAAGATGATTATAGGAGGAGCTGCTATCTTTATGGCTATTATCACTGCTGAAACCAAGTGGGAATTTTTGAGAAAAAAGCAGCGTGACGTTGCATCCAGTTAA
- the yihA gene encoding ribosome biogenesis GTP-binding protein YihA/YsxC — MEIKKSDFVKSAVFEADYPEPINNLEFAFVGRSNVGKSSLINSLTNRKKMARTSKTPGRTQLINYFIINDETYLVDLPGYGFAKVPKAIKEAWGNTMERYLASKRNKLVFVLLDIRRVPSGEDLDMLEWLDYYNVPYKIIFTKVDKMSNNEKFKQLKDIKKKIEFKNSDVLFYSALSHKGREELAEYLDEALEEYKNHVAPVIDQEDENTED, encoded by the coding sequence ATGGAAATAAAAAAATCTGATTTTGTAAAATCGGCAGTATTTGAAGCTGATTATCCAGAACCAATAAATAATTTAGAGTTTGCCTTTGTAGGTAGATCAAATGTAGGGAAATCATCTCTAATAAACAGTTTAACAAATAGAAAAAAAATGGCTAGAACATCAAAAACACCAGGAAGAACTCAACTGATAAACTACTTCATCATAAATGATGAAACTTATTTAGTAGACCTCCCTGGATATGGATTTGCCAAAGTTCCAAAAGCTATAAAAGAAGCTTGGGGAAATACTATGGAGAGATACCTAGCTTCTAAAAGAAATAAATTAGTATTTGTATTACTAGATATTAGAAGAGTTCCAAGTGGAGAAGACCTTGATATGTTAGAATGGTTAGATTATTATAACGTACCATATAAGATCATCTTTACTAAAGTAGATAAGATGTCTAATAATGAAAAATTTAAGCAGTTAAAAGATATTAAAAAGAAGATAGAATTTAAAAATAGTGATGTATTGTTCTATTCTGCACTTTCTCATAAAGGGAGAGAGGAATTAGCTGAATATTTAGATGAGGCTTTAGAAGAATATAAAAATCATGTTGCTCCTGTAATTGATCAGGAAGATGAAAATACAGAAGATTAA
- a CDS encoding nitroreductase family protein: MNTVLENIKKRRSIRKYKEMQIEQEKIEAIIEAGLYAPSGHNAQPWHFTVLQNKETIDQISVGTKEALKDCETPLFRRMARNESFHILYEAPTVIVVAGKKEGAYSMKADLGAATQNMLLAAESLGVSTCWIGLVVEYFKGEEKEKRNEEMGIPEGYEVQYAVTLGYSSLEGTPKPHARKENTVNYIK; encoded by the coding sequence ATGAACACAGTATTAGAAAATATAAAAAAACGTAGGTCTATTAGAAAATATAAGGAGATGCAGATAGAGCAGGAAAAAATTGAAGCAATTATCGAAGCAGGGCTTTATGCTCCTAGTGGACACAATGCTCAACCATGGCATTTTACTGTATTACAAAATAAAGAGACAATAGATCAAATAAGTGTAGGAACAAAGGAAGCATTAAAAGATTGTGAAACACCACTATTTAGAAGAATGGCAAGAAATGAAAGTTTTCATATCTTATACGAAGCTCCTACAGTAATAGTAGTAGCTGGAAAAAAAGAGGGAGCTTATTCTATGAAGGCAGACTTAGGTGCTGCTACACAAAATATGCTTTTAGCTGCTGAATCATTGGGAGTTTCAACTTGTTGGATAGGATTGGTAGTTGAATATTTCAAAGGTGAAGAGAAAGAAAAAAGAAATGAAGAAATGGGAATTCCTGAAGGGTACGAAGTTCAATATGCGGTAACTTTAGGTTATTCGTCGTTAGAAGGAACTCCAAAGCCCCATGCAAGAAAAGAAAATACAGTAAATTATATTAAATAA
- the lon gene encoding endopeptidase La, which translates to MTKITFIPTRDLVVFPGAIMPLYIGREKSVNTLEKSLAEDSKLILCMQKDFLVEEPNYTDDIHKIGVEATILQTVKMPNNTVKVLVEASHRIILGDIEETDGVIYAESTAVETEELSENVGEAIVRRVLKSFERYAKLSGKILPDLLVSIKSMKDTDKKFDLISGNLNITSEEKQKLLEIFNLEERGYKLIEILKKELEILNLEKKIENKVKEKMNSAQRAYFLKEKLSAIKEELGEDQSDDDDILELKKLIKSKKLPKEVKKKVEKEISKLSKMPAFSAEASVVRNYVETVLDLPWSKKTKDILDIKKAHDKLEEDHYGLKEIKERILEYLAVKKLNPNMKGTILCLVGPPGVGKTSLAKSVADAMGRNFSRISLGGVRDESEIRGHRRTYIGSMPGKLIKAMKQAKTKNPLILLDEIDKMSSDAKGDPSSAMLEVLDPEQNKNFEDHYLDIPFDLSNVFFIATANDLRGIPGPLRDRMEIIGLNSYTEFEKMHIAKKYLLDEAKVDNGLSEIDVKVSDEALLRIINEYTREAGVRNLKREIHSLYRKLAKLVLEKNRKKITVTVKNLETYLGKVKYRPDKIKEKEPKLGVVTGLAWTSVGGTTLEVQSVSMKGKGKILLTGKLGDVMKESAHVAYSYVRSVAEELKIDEKFNENTDVHLHFPEGAVPKDGPSAGVTITTALISVLTKKKIRQDIAMTGEITITGEVLPVGGIKEKVIGAHRIGIHEVILPLDNESDVDELPREVKKDMTIHFAKTYEDVKKIAFER; encoded by the coding sequence ATGACAAAGATTACATTTATACCTACTAGAGATCTAGTGGTTTTTCCGGGAGCTATAATGCCTCTTTATATAGGAAGAGAAAAAAGTGTTAATACATTGGAAAAATCACTGGCTGAGGACAGTAAACTAATCCTGTGTATGCAAAAAGACTTTTTAGTGGAAGAACCAAATTACACAGATGATATACATAAAATAGGGGTAGAAGCTACTATTCTACAGACAGTAAAGATGCCGAATAATACGGTAAAAGTATTGGTAGAAGCTTCTCATAGAATTATTTTAGGTGATATAGAGGAAACTGATGGAGTAATCTACGCTGAATCTACAGCTGTTGAGACAGAGGAATTATCCGAAAATGTAGGAGAAGCTATAGTTAGAAGGGTATTAAAATCATTTGAAAGATATGCTAAATTAAGTGGTAAGATCCTACCAGATCTTTTAGTTAGTATAAAATCTATGAAAGATACAGACAAAAAGTTTGACCTAATAAGTGGAAATTTAAATATTACATCTGAAGAAAAACAAAAACTTTTAGAGATATTTAATTTAGAGGAAAGAGGTTATAAACTAATAGAGATCTTAAAGAAAGAATTAGAGATCTTAAACTTAGAGAAAAAAATAGAAAATAAAGTAAAAGAAAAGATGAATTCAGCTCAAAGAGCGTATTTCTTGAAGGAAAAATTAAGTGCTATAAAGGAAGAACTAGGAGAAGATCAGTCTGATGACGATGATATCTTAGAATTAAAAAAATTAATAAAGAGCAAGAAACTTCCAAAAGAAGTAAAGAAAAAAGTAGAAAAAGAGATCTCTAAATTATCTAAGATGCCGGCATTTTCAGCTGAAGCTAGTGTAGTACGTAACTATGTAGAAACAGTATTAGACCTGCCTTGGAGCAAGAAAACAAAGGATATCTTAGATATAAAAAAAGCTCATGATAAGTTAGAAGAAGATCACTATGGGTTAAAAGAGATAAAAGAAAGGATCTTAGAGTATTTAGCAGTTAAAAAATTAAATCCAAATATGAAGGGTACAATCCTTTGTTTAGTGGGACCTCCAGGTGTAGGTAAAACTTCACTGGCTAAATCTGTAGCAGATGCTATGGGAAGAAATTTTTCAAGAATTTCTTTAGGTGGAGTAAGAGATGAATCAGAGATTAGAGGACATAGAAGAACTTATATTGGTTCTATGCCAGGGAAATTAATAAAAGCTATGAAACAGGCTAAAACTAAAAACCCACTTATATTATTAGATGAGATTGATAAGATGTCTAGCGATGCTAAGGGAGATCCTAGTTCTGCAATGTTAGAGGTTCTTGACCCGGAACAAAACAAGAACTTTGAAGATCACTATCTAGACATACCATTTGATCTTTCCAATGTATTCTTTATAGCTACAGCAAATGATTTGAGAGGTATCCCAGGACCCCTTAGAGACAGAATGGAGATTATCGGTTTAAATTCATACACTGAATTTGAAAAGATGCATATAGCTAAAAAATATCTATTAGATGAAGCTAAGGTAGATAATGGATTATCTGAAATAGATGTTAAAGTATCTGATGAAGCACTCCTAAGAATTATAAATGAATATACTAGGGAAGCTGGTGTAAGAAATTTAAAGAGAGAGATACACAGCCTATATAGAAAATTAGCTAAGTTAGTCTTAGAAAAAAATAGGAAAAAAATAACTGTAACAGTAAAAAATCTGGAAACATATCTTGGAAAGGTGAAATACAGACCTGATAAGATCAAGGAAAAAGAGCCTAAATTAGGTGTAGTAACTGGATTGGCATGGACAAGTGTCGGAGGAACTACACTAGAGGTACAATCAGTTTCTATGAAAGGTAAGGGTAAGATCTTATTAACTGGAAAATTAGGAGATGTAATGAAGGAGTCAGCACATGTGGCTTATTCTTATGTTAGATCGGTTGCTGAAGAATTAAAAATAGATGAAAAATTCAATGAAAATACAGATGTACATCTTCACTTTCCAGAGGGTGCTGTACCAAAAGATGGTCCATCTGCAGGTGTGACTATTACTACAGCTTTAATCTCAGTATTGACAAAGAAAAAGATAAGACAGGATATTGCCATGACCGGAGAGATTACAATTACTGGAGAGGTATTACCAGTAGGAGGAATCAAGGAAAAGGTAATCGGAGCACATAGAATTGGAATTCACGAGGTAATATTACCATTAGACAATGAGTCTGATGTAGATGAATTGCCTAGAGAAGTGAAAAAAGATATGACTATTCATTTTGCAAAAACTTATGAAGATGTCAAAAAAATAGCATTTGAAAGATAA
- the clpX gene encoding ATP-dependent Clp protease ATP-binding subunit ClpX — protein sequence MKREIQKCSFCGKSENEVAKLITGPDANICDECIEACGMLIEDMQIEMGESVEDNSFDDVTLMTPKEIKAKLDDYVIGQEAAKKVLAVSVYNHYKRIRHKGKTGDVELQKSNVLLIGPTGTGKTLLAETLAKTLHVPFAIADATTLTEAGYVGDDVENVLVRLLQAADYDVEAAERGIIYIDELDKVARKSENTSITRDVSGEGVQQALLKIVEGTEAQVPPQGGRKHPNQELVKINTKNILFIVGGAFEGLEKVIKSRSNKKVMGFGATVINEKNESEGEAFMRVLPEDLVRQGIIPELIGRFPVITTLANLDEEALMKILTEPKNALVKQYKTFFELENVELEFEESALRKMAELALKRKIGARGLRALMESAMLDLMYEIPSNPAVEKVRITEESVMDNSKALIIEKTKKLK from the coding sequence ATGAAAAGAGAAATACAAAAATGTTCATTTTGTGGAAAATCAGAAAATGAAGTAGCGAAATTAATAACAGGTCCAGATGCAAATATATGTGATGAGTGTATAGAAGCTTGTGGGATGCTTATAGAAGATATGCAAATAGAGATGGGAGAATCTGTAGAAGATAACAGCTTTGATGATGTTACTCTGATGACTCCTAAAGAGATAAAGGCAAAATTAGATGACTATGTAATAGGTCAGGAAGCTGCAAAGAAAGTATTGGCAGTATCGGTATATAATCACTATAAAAGAATCAGACATAAAGGAAAAACTGGAGATGTAGAATTACAGAAATCAAATGTTTTACTTATTGGTCCTACAGGAACAGGTAAGACTCTTTTAGCTGAAACTTTGGCTAAAACTCTTCATGTACCATTTGCTATAGCAGATGCAACTACCCTTACAGAAGCAGGGTATGTAGGAGATGACGTAGAGAATGTATTGGTAAGATTGTTACAGGCAGCTGACTATGATGTAGAAGCGGCCGAGAGAGGAATAATCTATATAGATGAGCTAGATAAAGTAGCTAGAAAATCAGAAAATACCTCTATAACTCGTGATGTATCAGGAGAAGGAGTACAGCAGGCACTTCTTAAAATCGTAGAGGGAACTGAAGCACAGGTACCTCCTCAAGGTGGAAGAAAGCATCCAAACCAAGAATTAGTAAAGATAAATACAAAGAACATCCTATTTATTGTAGGAGGAGCTTTTGAAGGTCTAGAGAAGGTAATCAAATCTAGATCAAATAAAAAAGTTATGGGATTTGGAGCTACTGTAATAAATGAAAAGAATGAATCTGAAGGAGAAGCTTTCATGAGGGTTTTACCAGAAGATCTAGTAAGACAAGGTATAATTCCTGAACTTATAGGTAGATTCCCAGTAATTACTACTCTAGCTAACTTAGATGAAGAAGCTTTGATGAAAATATTGACTGAACCTAAGAATGCATTGGTAAAACAATATAAAACATTCTTTGAATTAGAAAATGTAGAATTAGAATTTGAAGAAAGTGCCCTTAGAAAAATGGCAGAGTTAGCTCTAAAAAGAAAGATAGGAGCCAGAGGACTACGTGCACTTATGGAAAGTGCAATGTTAGATCTAATGTATGAGATCCCGTCTAATCCTGCTGTAGAAAAAGTAAGAATAACAGAGGAATCAGTGATGGATAATAGCAAAGCACTGATAATAGAAAAAACTAAAAAATTAAAATAA
- the clpP gene encoding ATP-dependent Clp endopeptidase proteolytic subunit ClpP encodes MYNPTVIENNGKGERAYDIYSRLLKDRIIFLGTEINDLVANSIVAQLLFLEADAPEKDIIMYINSPGGVITSGMAIYDTMKYIRPDVQTVCIGQAASMGALLLTAGAKGKRFALPNARVMIHQPLGGAQGQATDIQIQAKEIQRMKELTSKIISETTGKSIEQVKKDTERDNFMTAEEAMEYGLVDRVFAEGER; translated from the coding sequence ATGTATAATCCAACAGTTATTGAAAATAACGGAAAAGGTGAAAGAGCCTACGACATATATTCGAGATTATTAAAGGATAGAATAATCTTTTTAGGAACAGAGATAAACGATCTAGTAGCTAACTCAATAGTGGCACAATTATTATTTTTAGAGGCAGATGCCCCGGAAAAAGATATAATTATGTACATTAACAGCCCAGGAGGAGTTATAACTTCAGGAATGGCAATATACGATACTATGAAGTATATCAGACCAGATGTACAAACTGTGTGTATAGGTCAAGCTGCATCTATGGGAGCACTTTTACTAACAGCAGGAGCAAAAGGTAAAAGATTTGCACTGCCAAATGCTAGAGTAATGATCCATCAACCATTAGGAGGAGCTCAAGGTCAAGCTACTGATATCCAAATTCAAGCTAAAGAAATTCAAAGAATGAAAGAATTAACTTCTAAAATAATATCTGAAACGACAGGAAAAAGTATAGAGCAAGTAAAAAAAGACACTGAAAGAGATAATTTTATGACAGCTGAGGAAGCTATGGAATATGGATTGGTTGACAGAGTATTCGCAGAAGGGGAGAGATAG